In one Bradyrhizobium sp. 4 genomic region, the following are encoded:
- a CDS encoding helix-turn-helix domain-containing protein, whose translation MTTVHVAASEPGAYVLSPNQIVPLLIGATVDEVERELVLQTLARCDGNRTRASRVLGLSVRTLRNKIRLYAASGIEVPAYHD comes from the coding sequence ATGACCACTGTTCATGTCGCTGCGTCCGAACCGGGCGCGTATGTCCTTTCACCGAACCAGATCGTTCCGCTGCTGATCGGCGCCACCGTCGACGAGGTCGAGCGTGAGCTCGTGCTGCAGACGCTCGCGCGCTGCGACGGCAATCGCACGCGCGCCTCGCGCGTGCTCGGCCTCTCGGTGCGCACGCTGCGCAACAAGATCAGGCTCTATGCCGCGTCCGGCATCGAGGTGCCGGCCTATCACGACTAG
- a CDS encoding collagen-like protein, translated as MADEQKRQGPQGPRGRQGEPGRPGPQGHPGKRGPDGARGKPGPQGKPGPIGKPGPLGKPGPQGKQGEAGPRGAAGAPGPVGPQGPAGPQGPGGEAGPPGPLPSIEQVLPWLDQLFDAWDERRRQREREAAERDALEAAVQETDDAPFGDEDESSEDDNHRKKKKKKKHGHKE; from the coding sequence GTGGCAGACGAACAAAAACGGCAGGGACCTCAGGGACCGCGCGGACGGCAGGGCGAACCGGGGCGGCCGGGACCGCAGGGTCATCCAGGCAAACGCGGGCCGGATGGCGCGCGCGGCAAGCCAGGACCTCAGGGCAAGCCGGGACCGATCGGGAAGCCCGGACCGCTGGGCAAGCCCGGTCCGCAAGGCAAGCAGGGCGAAGCCGGACCGCGCGGGGCGGCCGGTGCACCGGGACCTGTCGGACCGCAAGGGCCGGCGGGGCCGCAAGGCCCGGGCGGCGAGGCCGGGCCGCCCGGCCCATTGCCGTCGATCGAGCAGGTGCTGCCGTGGCTCGATCAGCTGTTCGACGCCTGGGACGAGCGCCGCCGGCAGCGCGAGCGTGAAGCCGCCGAGCGCGACGCGTTGGAAGCGGCCGTGCAGGAAACCGACGACGCACCCTTCGGCGATGAGGACGAGAGCAGCGAAGACGACAATCACAGGAAGAAGAAGAAAAAGAAGAAGCACGGCCACAAGGAGTGA
- a CDS encoding DUF2277 domain-containing protein, which translates to MCRNIKTLFNFEPEATEDEIHASALQFVRKLSGFNKPSQANEAAFDRAVAEVSEAARKLLTSLHTHAPARDREVEAEKAKERSRLRFG; encoded by the coding sequence ATGTGCCGCAACATCAAGACGCTGTTCAACTTCGAGCCGGAGGCGACGGAGGATGAGATCCACGCCAGCGCGCTCCAGTTCGTTCGCAAACTGTCCGGCTTCAACAAGCCGTCGCAGGCCAACGAGGCGGCCTTCGACCGTGCGGTGGCGGAGGTCTCGGAGGCTGCGCGAAAACTTCTGACGTCGCTGCACACCCATGCCCCGGCACGCGACCGTGAGGTCGAGGCGGAAAAGGCCAAGGAACGTTCGCGGCTGCGGTTCGGTTAG
- a CDS encoding alpha/beta fold hydrolase, whose translation MKASCAALSAILLSVSLAAISTSAWAADYPAPKQGDWVARDFKFHTGETMPELKLHYTTVGEPSGQPVLVLHGTGGSGASMLSPAFGGELFGAGQPLDASKYYIIIPDNIGHGKSSKPSDGMKTSFPKYDYDDMVEAQYRLVTEGLGVKHLRLVFGNSMGGMHTWLWGEKYPKAMDALIPMASQPTEMASRNWMLRRIMLDTIRSDPDYNGGNYTSQPRMMKYAITAYGIASIGGTLAYQSQAPTAAKADKIVDERLAMPITADANDFVYQWESSHDYNAGEKLGAIEAPLLLINSADDERNPPETGITDAAMTRVKNSKLYLIPASTETRGHGTTGNAKFYSEQVEQFLQAAPQQTIESARR comes from the coding sequence ATGAAAGCTTCCTGCGCGGCGCTGTCAGCCATCCTGTTGTCCGTCTCGTTGGCGGCCATCTCGACATCCGCATGGGCGGCCGATTATCCGGCGCCGAAACAGGGCGACTGGGTCGCCAGGGATTTCAAGTTCCACACTGGCGAGACCATGCCGGAGCTGAAGCTGCACTACACCACCGTGGGTGAGCCGAGCGGCCAGCCGGTCCTGGTGCTGCACGGCACCGGCGGCTCAGGCGCGAGCATGCTGTCGCCCGCCTTCGGCGGCGAGCTGTTCGGCGCGGGGCAGCCACTGGATGCCTCCAAATATTACATCATCATCCCCGACAATATCGGCCATGGCAAATCGTCAAAACCGTCCGACGGGATGAAGACGAGCTTCCCGAAATACGATTACGACGACATGGTCGAAGCTCAGTATCGCCTGGTGACGGAAGGGCTCGGGGTCAAGCATCTGCGGCTGGTCTTCGGCAATTCGATGGGCGGCATGCACACCTGGCTGTGGGGCGAGAAATATCCGAAGGCGATGGACGCGCTGATCCCGATGGCCTCGCAGCCGACCGAGATGGCGTCGCGCAACTGGATGCTGCGGCGGATCATGCTCGACACCATCCGCAGCGACCCCGACTACAACGGCGGCAATTACACCAGCCAGCCGCGCATGATGAAATACGCCATCACTGCCTACGGCATTGCAAGCATCGGTGGAACGCTGGCCTATCAATCGCAGGCGCCGACGGCGGCGAAGGCCGACAAGATCGTCGACGAGCGGCTGGCCATGCCGATCACGGCAGATGCCAACGACTTCGTCTACCAGTGGGAGTCCTCGCATGACTACAATGCCGGCGAGAAGCTGGGGGCCATCGAAGCGCCGCTGCTGCTGATCAATTCAGCCGACGACGAACGCAATCCGCCTGAGACCGGCATCACGGACGCTGCGATGACGCGGGTCAAGAACAGCAAACTGTATCTCATCCCGGCAAGCACCGAGACGCGCGGCCACGGCACCACCGGAAACGCCAAATTCTACAGCGAGCAGGTCGAGCAATTTCTGCAAGCCGCGCCGCAGCAAACGATCGAATCTGCGCGCCGCTGA
- a CDS encoding DoxX family protein, whose translation MAPANDRTRAVMRFVLAAFYIVAGIAHLRVPDKLLAITPAWVPFATQLILITGVCEIAGAVALVTKPLRWWAGVALALYALCVWPANIKHALEGIDLPPIPNSWLYHGPRLALQPVLIWWALYCAGVIDWPWRRDKGDSDRAGR comes from the coding sequence ATGGCTCCTGCGAACGACAGAACGCGCGCTGTGATGCGCTTTGTGCTGGCAGCGTTTTACATCGTGGCCGGCATCGCGCATCTGCGGGTCCCCGACAAGCTGCTTGCGATCACGCCGGCCTGGGTTCCGTTTGCAACACAGTTGATCCTCATCACTGGCGTTTGCGAGATCGCAGGAGCGGTTGCGCTGGTGACGAAGCCGCTGCGCTGGTGGGCAGGCGTTGCGCTCGCGCTCTATGCGCTTTGCGTGTGGCCGGCCAACATCAAGCATGCCCTGGAGGGCATCGACCTTCCACCCATCCCCAACAGCTGGCTCTATCACGGGCCGCGACTGGCGCTGCAGCCGGTGCTGATCTGGTGGGCTTTGTACTGCGCTGGCGTGATCGACTGGCCGTGGCGGCGCGACAAGGGGGATAGCGATCGCGCCGGGAGATGA
- a CDS encoding MSMEG_1061 family FMN-dependent PPOX-type flavoprotein: MTDLCAEDLATIYAQPSPRVIAKARPAIDAHAKKFIEMSPFCVLATSGADGSVDASPRGGGVGFVHIAGPNQLLMPDRSGNNRIDSFRNVVEGSGFVHLLFFVPGIDETLRVGGRGTLSADPDLLASMVEFGKSPRAVLNVAVSEVYFHCGKALMRSKLWSSEKVPRSVMPSIVEVVHEQTGLGEPQSQEIVEELYKTQL, translated from the coding sequence GTGACTGATCTTTGCGCCGAAGACCTCGCTACCATCTATGCCCAGCCGAGCCCGCGCGTGATCGCGAAAGCGCGCCCCGCGATCGATGCGCACGCGAAAAAATTCATTGAGATGTCGCCGTTTTGTGTGCTCGCGACGTCGGGAGCCGATGGCAGCGTCGATGCCTCACCACGCGGCGGCGGCGTTGGCTTCGTCCACATCGCCGGCCCCAACCAGCTGCTGATGCCTGATCGCTCCGGCAACAACCGGATCGACAGTTTTCGGAATGTGGTGGAGGGCTCGGGCTTCGTGCATCTGTTGTTCTTCGTCCCCGGCATCGACGAGACGCTGCGCGTCGGCGGTCGCGGCACGCTGTCGGCCGATCCGGACCTGCTCGCCTCAATGGTGGAATTTGGCAAGTCGCCGCGCGCGGTGCTGAACGTCGCCGTCAGCGAAGTCTATTTCCACTGCGGCAAGGCCCTGATGCGCTCGAAGCTGTGGTCATCCGAGAAGGTGCCGCGCTCGGTAATGCCGAGCATCGTCGAGGTGGTCCACGAGCAGACCGGCCTTGGTGAGCCGCAGAGCCAGGAGATCGTGGAAGAGCTCTACAAGACGCAGTTGTAG
- a CDS encoding (2Fe-2S)-binding protein — protein MIVCSCNVLSDDDIRAAVAESDDAVRHAKQVYGCLGCSAECGRCARTIKTIIDEALGPCASSCCSGCPHNHTVAANDETAQPAEFALAAC, from the coding sequence ATGATCGTTTGTTCCTGTAACGTGCTGAGCGATGACGACATCCGCGCCGCCGTCGCCGAGTCCGACGACGCCGTGCGCCATGCCAAGCAGGTCTATGGATGTCTCGGCTGTAGCGCCGAATGCGGCCGCTGCGCTCGGACGATCAAGACCATTATCGACGAAGCGCTTGGCCCTTGTGCCTCGTCCTGCTGCTCCGGCTGCCCGCACAACCACACTGTGGCTGCCAATGACGAAACGGCCCAGCCGGCCGAGTTCGCCCTCGCGGCCTGCTGA
- a CDS encoding lytic murein transglycosylase translates to MMRRVLIAAVIAITCGLSPARAADAAFTQFIASLWPEAEAAGVSRATFERETRGLEPDYKLPDLILPGRPATGAPSQAEFVQVPADYVREASIARLAGEGQRLLQKYRPALTEIEKSSGVPATVMLAIWGRETDYGRYTLPYDLVRVLATQAYVGRRKDTYRNEFILSLKILGDGVVTRKDMRSSWAGATGLTQFLPSEYYKHGVDFDRDGRIDIWHSVPDALASAAQQLVNKGWQSGVRWAYEVQAPAKVDCTAGVPEVTKPIGQWLREGFVPVRGQKLTAAEQAQPASLLQPEGIYGPSFLTTKNYFVIKEYNFSDLYVLFVGHLADRMTSPQPFATPWSASKQLRTRDVEAMQRGLTRAGLYKDKIDGKAGMQTRAALGAYQKSAGLKVDCWPSEEVLRSIQAAP, encoded by the coding sequence ATGATGCGGCGGGTGCTCATAGCTGCGGTGATCGCTATCACCTGCGGCCTGTCGCCCGCCCGCGCCGCTGATGCCGCCTTCACGCAGTTCATCGCCTCGCTGTGGCCGGAGGCGGAGGCCGCTGGCGTATCGCGCGCGACGTTCGAACGAGAAACGCGCGGCCTCGAGCCGGATTACAAGCTGCCGGATCTGATCCTGCCGGGGCGGCCCGCGACCGGGGCGCCGTCGCAGGCCGAGTTCGTGCAGGTGCCGGCGGACTATGTCAGGGAAGCCTCGATCGCGCGGCTTGCGGGCGAGGGGCAGCGGCTGCTGCAAAAATATCGTCCGGCCCTGACCGAGATCGAGAAGAGCTCGGGCGTGCCGGCCACCGTCATGCTGGCGATCTGGGGCCGCGAGACCGACTATGGCCGCTACACACTGCCTTACGATCTCGTGCGCGTGCTGGCGACGCAGGCCTATGTCGGCCGTCGCAAGGACACCTATCGCAACGAGTTCATCCTCTCGCTGAAAATTCTCGGTGACGGCGTGGTGACACGCAAGGACATGCGCTCGTCCTGGGCCGGCGCGACCGGGCTCACGCAATTCCTGCCGTCCGAATATTACAAGCACGGCGTCGATTTCGACCGCGACGGCCGCATCGACATCTGGCATTCGGTGCCGGATGCGCTGGCCTCCGCCGCGCAGCAGCTCGTCAACAAGGGCTGGCAGAGCGGCGTGCGCTGGGCTTACGAGGTGCAGGCACCGGCCAAGGTCGATTGCACCGCCGGCGTGCCCGAGGTGACGAAGCCGATCGGACAGTGGCTGCGCGAAGGCTTTGTGCCGGTGCGTGGACAAAAGCTCACTGCCGCCGAGCAGGCCCAGCCGGCCTCGCTGCTGCAACCCGAAGGCATCTACGGCCCGTCCTTCCTGACCACGAAGAACTACTTCGTCATCAAGGAATACAATTTCTCCGATCTCTACGTGCTGTTCGTCGGCCATCTCGCCGACCGCATGACGAGCCCGCAACCGTTCGCGACGCCGTGGTCTGCCTCGAAGCAATTGCGAACCAGAGATGTCGAGGCGATGCAGCGCGGGCTCACGCGCGCGGGGCTCTACAAGGACAAGATCGACGGCAAGGCGGGCATGCAGACGCGCGCTGCGCTCGGCGCCTACCAGAAGTCCGCAGGCCTCAAGGTCGATTGCTGGCCGAGCGAAGAGGTGCTGCGCTCGATCCAGGCGGCGCCGTAG
- the ettA gene encoding energy-dependent translational throttle protein EttA translates to MARQFIYFMQGLTKSYPTRKVLDNIHLSFYPDAKIGVLGVNGSGKSTLLKIMAGLDKEYNGEAWVAQGARVGYLEQEPHLDPALSVRENVMLGVAKQKAILDRYNELAMNYSEETADEMTKLQDEIEAQGLWDLDSKVDQAMDALRCPPDDADVSKLSGGERRRVALCKLLLDQPELLLLDEPTNHLDAESVSWLEGHLRNYPGAILIVTHDRYFLDNVTSWILELDRGKGIPYEGNYSSWLQQKQKRLEQEGREDAAHQKTLAREQEWIASSPKARQAKSKARYQRYDELLKQASEKQTQTAQITIPVAERLGQNVVDFEGLSKGFGDRMLIDDLTFKLPPGGIVGVIGANGAGKTTLFRMITKQEQPDKGTITVGESVHLGYVDQSRDALDGSKNVWEEISGGNELILLGKREVNSRGYCSSFNFKGADQQKKVGALSGGERNRVHLAKMLKSGANVLLLDEPTNDLDVDTLRALEEALEDFAGCAVIISHDRWFLDRIATHILAFEGDSHVEWFEGNFQDYEKDKMRRLGQDSIIPHRVKYKKLTR, encoded by the coding sequence ATGGCGCGCCAGTTCATCTATTTCATGCAGGGCCTGACCAAGAGCTACCCGACCCGGAAGGTGCTCGATAACATCCATCTGAGCTTCTACCCGGACGCCAAGATCGGCGTGCTCGGTGTCAACGGCTCGGGCAAGTCGACGCTGCTCAAGATCATGGCCGGCCTCGACAAGGAGTACAACGGCGAGGCCTGGGTCGCCCAGGGCGCCCGCGTCGGCTATCTCGAGCAGGAGCCGCATCTCGATCCGGCACTCAGCGTGCGCGAGAACGTCATGCTGGGCGTCGCCAAACAGAAGGCCATCCTCGATCGCTACAACGAGCTGGCGATGAACTACTCCGAGGAGACCGCCGACGAGATGACCAAGCTGCAGGACGAGATCGAGGCCCAGGGCCTCTGGGATCTCGACAGCAAGGTCGACCAGGCCATGGACGCGCTGCGCTGTCCGCCCGACGATGCCGACGTGTCGAAACTCTCCGGCGGTGAGCGCCGCCGCGTCGCGCTGTGCAAGCTGCTGCTCGACCAGCCTGAGTTGTTGCTGCTGGACGAACCGACCAACCATCTCGACGCGGAATCGGTGTCGTGGCTGGAAGGCCATCTGCGCAACTATCCCGGCGCGATCCTGATCGTCACCCATGACCGCTACTTCCTCGACAACGTCACGAGCTGGATTCTCGAGCTCGATCGCGGCAAGGGCATTCCCTACGAGGGCAATTACTCGTCCTGGCTGCAGCAGAAACAGAAGCGGCTCGAGCAGGAGGGCCGCGAGGACGCTGCGCATCAGAAGACGCTCGCCCGCGAGCAGGAATGGATCGCGTCCTCGCCGAAAGCCCGCCAGGCCAAATCCAAGGCGCGTTATCAGCGCTATGACGAGCTCCTGAAGCAGGCGAGCGAAAAGCAGACACAGACCGCGCAGATCACGATTCCGGTGGCCGAGCGCCTAGGTCAGAACGTGGTCGACTTCGAAGGGCTCAGCAAAGGTTTCGGCGATCGCATGCTGATCGACGATCTCACTTTCAAGCTGCCGCCCGGCGGTATCGTCGGCGTGATCGGCGCCAACGGCGCCGGCAAGACCACGCTGTTCAGGATGATCACCAAGCAGGAACAGCCGGACAAGGGCACCATCACGGTCGGCGAGAGCGTTCATCTCGGTTACGTCGACCAGTCGCGCGACGCGCTCGATGGCAGCAAGAACGTGTGGGAGGAGATCTCCGGCGGCAACGAGCTGATCCTGCTCGGCAAGAGAGAAGTCAATTCACGCGGCTATTGTTCGTCGTTCAACTTCAAGGGCGCCGACCAGCAGAAGAAAGTCGGCGCGCTCTCCGGCGGTGAACGCAACCGCGTGCACCTTGCGAAAATGCTGAAATCCGGCGCCAACGTGCTGCTGCTCGACGAGCCGACCAACGACCTCGACGTCGACACGCTGCGTGCGCTCGAAGAGGCGCTGGAGGATTTCGCCGGGTGCGCCGTCATCATCAGCCATGATCGCTGGTTCCTCGACCGCATCGCGACCCACATCCTGGCCTTCGAAGGCGACAGCCATGTCGAATGGTTCGAGGGCAACTTCCAGGACTACGAGAAGGACAAGATGCGCCGGCTCGGCCAGGACAGCATCATTCCGCATCGCGTGAAGTACAAGAAGCTGACGCGGTGA
- a CDS encoding D-2-hydroxyacid dehydrogenase family protein, with product MTRLRCAILDDYFNLALDVADWQSLSDRIDVTVFSHPFASEQAAASALADFEIVCAMRERTAFPKSLFESLPKLKLLLTSGMRNASIDMEAAKARGITIGGTQYSRDPTAPLTMGLILELTRGIGRENARMHAGEPWQAFAGVEIEGLTLGVVGLGKLGSKMADIAKAFGMNVIAWSPNLTPEKCKDAGVGYATKEELFSKADIVSIHVVLSERSRGLVGAADLARMKPTAFVVNTARGPIVDEQALLEALQQKRIAGAGIDVFSVEPLPTDHPFRKLDNLVLTPHLGYATEDGLRIHYGQMVEAIDAFTKGSGLPRKLA from the coding sequence ATGACGCGGCTGCGCTGTGCAATTCTGGACGACTATTTCAACCTCGCCCTCGACGTCGCCGATTGGCAAAGCCTGTCCGACCGGATCGACGTCACCGTGTTCAGCCACCCCTTCGCCTCCGAGCAGGCCGCGGCGAGCGCGCTGGCCGATTTCGAGATCGTCTGTGCGATGCGCGAGCGCACCGCGTTCCCGAAGAGCCTGTTCGAAAGCCTGCCGAAGCTGAAGCTGCTGCTGACATCAGGCATGCGCAACGCCTCGATCGACATGGAGGCCGCCAAGGCGCGCGGCATCACGATCGGCGGCACGCAATATTCGCGCGATCCGACTGCGCCCCTCACCATGGGCTTGATCCTGGAACTGACCCGCGGCATCGGCCGCGAGAACGCACGCATGCATGCGGGCGAGCCTTGGCAGGCCTTTGCCGGCGTCGAGATCGAGGGATTGACGCTCGGCGTCGTCGGGCTCGGCAAGCTCGGCAGCAAGATGGCTGATATCGCGAAGGCGTTCGGCATGAACGTGATCGCCTGGAGCCCGAACCTGACCCCGGAGAAGTGCAAGGACGCCGGCGTCGGCTACGCCACCAAGGAGGAGCTGTTCTCCAAGGCCGATATCGTCAGCATCCATGTGGTGTTGAGCGAGCGCTCGCGCGGGCTGGTCGGGGCTGCCGATCTCGCGCGGATGAAGCCGACGGCCTTCGTCGTCAACACCGCGCGCGGGCCGATCGTGGACGAGCAGGCGCTGCTCGAGGCGTTGCAGCAGAAGAGGATTGCAGGCGCCGGCATCGACGTGTTCTCGGTCGAGCCGCTGCCGACGGACCATCCCTTCCGCAAGCTCGACAACCTCGTGCTGACGCCGCATCTCGGCTACGCCACCGAGGACGGCTTGCGCATCCATTACGGCCAGATGGTCGAGGCGATCGACGCCTTCACCAAGGGCAGCGGGCTGCCGCGGAAGCTGGCCTGA
- a CDS encoding NAD-dependent epimerase/dehydratase family protein has product MRIFVAGATGAVGQYLVPAFVAAGHSVIGTTRSAAKTDLVRRLGAEPVVADGLDADSMRAPVIAAKPDAVIHQMTDLAAATDLRHFDRAFARTNELRTRGTDILLNAAREAGARRFIAQSFCGWTFSRAGGTVKTETDELDSNPPRELRRTLEAIRYLERSVTASTKPEGIVLRYGFFYGPGTGTLSPAMIDQLRHRRVPVIGDGGGTWSFIHTEDAASATLAALERGRAGSIYNIVDDHPAQVKDWLPALAELLGAKPPRHIPAWLGRLLAGEHIVAMMTEVRGASNAKVKRELGWLPAHASWRHSFADAARQPAGHRTAA; this is encoded by the coding sequence ATGCGCATCTTTGTTGCGGGCGCGACCGGCGCGGTCGGTCAGTATCTTGTTCCGGCGTTTGTCGCCGCGGGTCATTCCGTGATCGGCACGACACGGAGTGCGGCAAAAACAGACCTTGTGCGGCGATTGGGTGCGGAGCCGGTCGTGGCCGACGGCCTCGATGCCGACAGCATGCGCGCTCCGGTGATTGCGGCAAAGCCCGACGCCGTCATCCACCAGATGACAGATCTCGCGGCCGCCACGGACCTCCGCCATTTCGATCGGGCTTTCGCGCGAACCAACGAGCTCCGCACCCGCGGAACCGACATTCTGCTGAATGCCGCACGCGAGGCGGGCGCCAGGCGCTTCATCGCGCAAAGCTTCTGCGGCTGGACCTTCAGTCGCGCCGGGGGAACGGTGAAGACCGAGACCGATGAGCTGGACTCGAATCCGCCGCGAGAGCTGCGACGCACGCTTGAGGCAATCCGTTATCTGGAGCGAAGCGTCACCGCTTCAACGAAACCGGAGGGCATCGTGCTGCGCTATGGATTCTTCTATGGACCAGGTACGGGCACGCTCTCGCCGGCGATGATCGACCAGCTGCGCCACCGGCGTGTGCCGGTGATCGGCGATGGCGGCGGCACGTGGTCGTTCATTCACACCGAAGATGCCGCCTCTGCCACGCTCGCCGCGCTTGAACGCGGACGCGCCGGCAGCATCTACAATATCGTCGACGATCATCCGGCGCAGGTGAAGGATTGGTTGCCCGCGCTGGCCGAACTCCTTGGTGCCAAGCCGCCGCGTCACATCCCCGCCTGGCTCGGCCGCCTGCTTGCGGGCGAGCACATTGTTGCGATGATGACGGAGGTGCGCGGAGCATCCAACGCCAAGGTCAAGCGCGAGCTCGGCTGGCTGCCGGCGCATGCCTCCTGGCGCCACAGCTTTGCCGATGCAGCGCGGCAGCCCGCCGGCCACCGCACGGCGGCCTGA